A segment of the Flavobacteriales bacterium genome:
CGGGGCGCGGCTTCAGTAGCTCCACGAGATCCATCAGGCAGCGATCCAGCAAGCGCTGGATGCGCTGCGGGCCAAAGGGCAGAAGCCCTTCCGGGATCGCACCGGCGATCAAGGGCTTGCTGGCAGCGCCTTTCCACGAGCTGAGCGCGGTGCCGCCTTCCTTCATGCGCTGCACATGCTGCGGCAGTCCCTCGCCAAGAGCGCTCACGCAGCGGGGCGCTCCGATCCAAATGGACGTCCGCTTCATCGCACGCTGAGCTGATGGCGTTCCAGCCATTCGCGGTAGAACGCCGGCACGTCGAGCAGGAGCCTGCGTTGCCGGTCGAGGAAGACCTGCACCGTTTCGGCGGTGGCAACCACCACGCCATCCTTCTTCCGCGTGAGCTGGTAATGGAAGATGATCTTTGCAGCCGGGCTGGGCATGAACCGGGCGCTCACCACCACGGTATCGCCATACGCGAGCATGGCCTTATGATCGATGGTGATGCGAACGATCGGCGTAAAGTACCCCTGCTCGTACATGTGCACCGAATCGAGGCCGTGCTGCCTGCCGAAGGCTTCGCGGCCGAGTTCAAG
Coding sequences within it:
- a CDS encoding acyl-CoA thioesterase; translated protein: MIESQTEQAISFGDLDPMGIVWHGNYIGFLELGREAFGRQHGLDSVHMYEQGYFTPIVRITIDHKAMLAYGDTVVVSARFMPSPAAKIIFHYQLTRKKDGVVVATAETVQVFLDRQRRLLLDVPAFYREWLERHQLSVR